A single window of Drosophila suzukii chromosome 3, CBGP_Dsuzu_IsoJpt1.0, whole genome shotgun sequence DNA harbors:
- the LOC108013164 gene encoding uncharacterized protein — MSSSEADVFEEEEEQSQSSAPAPVSPNPNLQASQSDTMSPSVSISSVEGSQASESEDSDYREVLAAGFPRFTRWLNTLRSMEATTNSRPRRSASSTPPTPSPRLTSSSSSDMEYPVPVFNGTRAPVRFRRSNRDLLTRRISTFMTDEGENPPRPRFRNRHLQARAMAQYRASAQARRMRAGVGALTEEELRSMERLPAGAFAQIPRRGNSMSDCSQCSSDEEGNKAKPKNTKSKIPPISSHLAEWLYPV, encoded by the coding sequence ATGTCCTCTTCCGAAGCGGATGTATttgaggaggaggaggaacaGTCACAATCTTCCGCTCCTGCGCCCGTGAGTCCCAATCCAAATCTTCAGGCCAGTCAATCGGATACGATGTCGCCTTCGGTGTCGATTTCCTCGGTGGAAGGCAGCCAGGCTTCAGAATCCGAAGATTCCGACTATCGTGAAGTCCTTGCTGCCGGCTTCCCTAGGTTTACACGTTGGCTTAATACACTGCGATCGATGGAAGCCACCACGAATTCGAGACCTCGTCGATCGGCTTCGTCAACACCACCAACACCATCACCAAGATTAACCTCATCATCATCCTCGGATATGGAGTATCCTGTCCCGGTCTTCAACGGTACTCGCGCTCCTGTGCGTTTCCGGCGCTCAAACAGGGACCTCCTAACTCGCAGGATTTCGACATTTATGACGGACGAGGGCGAGAATCCTCCCCGGCCACGTTTTCGTAATCGTCATCTTCAGGCTCGAGCTATGGCTCAATATCGGGCTTCTGCCCAGGCTCGCAGGATGCGAGCTGGTGTTGGAGCCTTAACCGAAGAAGAATTGAGGTCTATGGAGCGTTTGCCCGCAGGTGCATTCGCCCAAATCCCCCGGCGTGGGAACAGCATGAGCGATTGCAGCCAGTGCAGCAGCGATGAGGAAGGAAACAAAGCCAAACCCAAGAACACGAAGTCAAAGATTCCACCGATTTCCAGTCATCTGGCCGAATGGTTGTACCCGGTTTGA